A genomic segment from Thiomicrorhabdus aquaedulcis encodes:
- a CDS encoding methyl-accepting chemotaxis protein — protein sequence MTFKAIKSWLFDSLQRQLVVGIVLVVSITMSLFAWEVTRMQQNIILEERSAHAIALAQNVAASSSVWVAARDLSGLQEIVNGVATYPDLKHVIVLDMSGQVLAHTDLKRRSQYLTDLPAAAKMHVISDQPGLVDVAHPVMLNEHAIGWVRIGLGSDSISKRLSDIGKNATIFTLLAMLLAGLFALIAANRLTRRLYIIQDVIDQVKLGNHTARAYLTCNDESAKLARQFNAMLDTLAKRDLEIEQSSAALQRSESRLNQVMAVTGEGIWDWDVARNNVVHNARWCSILGLDAAFLEHDADTFKALILKKIDPWCCTVLRRA from the coding sequence ATGACATTTAAGGCCATTAAATCTTGGTTGTTTGATTCATTACAGCGCCAGTTGGTGGTAGGAATTGTATTGGTGGTGAGCATTACCATGTCTTTGTTTGCGTGGGAAGTGACCCGAATGCAACAAAATATTATTTTAGAGGAACGTTCTGCCCACGCGATTGCCTTGGCGCAAAACGTAGCCGCTTCTAGCTCAGTTTGGGTCGCCGCTCGCGATTTAAGCGGGTTGCAAGAAATTGTGAATGGCGTGGCCACTTACCCCGATTTAAAACACGTCATTGTATTGGACATGAGTGGTCAAGTATTGGCGCATACCGATTTAAAACGTCGTAGTCAGTATTTAACGGATTTGCCCGCCGCCGCTAAAATGCATGTAATAAGCGATCAACCAGGCCTGGTTGATGTAGCGCACCCAGTAATGCTCAATGAGCACGCAATTGGTTGGGTTAGGATTGGCTTGGGCAGTGACTCAATTAGCAAGCGGTTAAGTGATATTGGAAAAAACGCAACTATTTTTACGTTATTGGCTATGTTATTGGCAGGGCTTTTTGCCTTAATTGCAGCCAATCGATTAACGCGTCGTTTGTATATAATTCAGGACGTGATTGATCAGGTTAAGTTGGGTAATCATACTGCGCGGGCGTATTTAACGTGCAACGATGAGTCGGCTAAGTTGGCACGGCAGTTTAACGCCATGCTGGATACCTTGGCTAAGAGAGATCTTGAAATAGAGCAATCCAGCGCGGCCTTGCAACGCAGTGAGTCACGTCTTAATCAAGTAATGGCGGTTACGGGCGAGGGCATTTGGGATTGGGACGTTGCGCGCAATAATGTGGTGCACAATGCGCGATGGTGCAGCATTTTAGGCTTGGATGCTGCATTTCTTGAACACGATGCCGACACATTCAAAGCCTTAATTTTGAAGAAGATAGACCCATGGTGTTGCACAGTATTGAGGCGTGCTTAA
- a CDS encoding phosphate/phosphite/phosphonate ABC transporter substrate-binding protein, whose protein sequence is MTEHLKNRVMLANFMPNINLIAPIIFLLWVAMLQGCDRPEAAATELQYSLQPPSSQTVIYRFAVHPLHNPQKLSQAYQPLMQYLSEGLPHVQFELEASRDYQVFEQKIQQEAPAFILPNPWQTLQAMTHGYEVLAVAGQNEDFKGLIIVRKDSAIKKPLDLKGKTVSYPSQTALAAAIMPQYFLHKSGLDVMNDLNNIYVGSQESSIMNVYLGHATAGATWPPPWRSFQKSHPDQAAKLKVIWETPSLVNNSVMAHKSVPESIKEHVKQRLLALSEQSKGGAVILEGIETAGFVAGNDQSYNKVRDYIAQFEKEVRPVSAP, encoded by the coding sequence ATGACGGAACATCTAAAAAATAGAGTGATGCTGGCAAATTTTATGCCCAATATAAATTTGATTGCACCGATTATCTTTTTATTATGGGTGGCAATGTTGCAAGGTTGCGATCGCCCTGAGGCTGCGGCTACCGAGTTGCAATACAGCTTACAGCCGCCCAGCAGTCAAACTGTAATTTATCGTTTTGCGGTGCATCCTTTGCATAATCCCCAAAAGCTTAGTCAAGCCTATCAACCCTTAATGCAATACTTAAGCGAAGGGTTGCCACATGTTCAGTTCGAGTTAGAAGCCTCACGTGATTATCAAGTGTTTGAACAAAAAATTCAGCAAGAAGCCCCTGCATTTATTTTGCCTAATCCCTGGCAAACATTACAGGCTATGACGCATGGCTATGAGGTGCTTGCGGTGGCGGGGCAAAACGAAGACTTTAAAGGTCTTATAATTGTTCGTAAAGACAGTGCTATTAAAAAACCCCTCGATTTAAAAGGTAAAACAGTTAGTTACCCTTCTCAAACGGCATTAGCCGCCGCCATAATGCCGCAGTATTTTTTGCATAAATCTGGGCTAGATGTAATGAATGACTTAAACAACATTTATGTAGGTTCACAAGAATCTTCTATTATGAATGTGTATTTAGGTCATGCCACGGCGGGTGCTACTTGGCCACCACCGTGGCGGAGTTTTCAAAAGTCGCACCCTGATCAGGCTGCAAAGCTAAAGGTTATTTGGGAAACACCATCGCTTGTCAATAATTCGGTAATGGCTCATAAAAGTGTGCCTGAGTCTATTAAAGAGCATGTTAAACAAAGGCTCTTGGCGCTGTCTGAGCAATCTAAGGGTGGAGCAGTTATTTTAGAGGGTATTGAAACCGCTGGGTTTGTTGCGGGCAACGATCAAAGCTATAACAAAGTGCGTGATTACATAGCGCAGTTTGAAAAAGAGGTTAGACCGGTGAGCGCACCATGA